The Anas platyrhynchos isolate ZD024472 breed Pekin duck chromosome 3, IASCAAS_PekinDuck_T2T, whole genome shotgun sequence genome includes a window with the following:
- the LOC101805198 gene encoding F-box only protein 21 isoform X1, with protein MPHINAAAALQFCMLLSALPAQYFLSQWYGTDSAQRIQITERLLIACGSSFTKSYLSVDAWADRLKLWLLKTRNWYFGEKKIKSANTEAENHSYFAESTQVRSPKPESIQFSVGQVIVHKRLGYSGVIVGWDVKAKAPEKWLQHKYPPAKQDVRDTPHYRILINKANGFGKSTTYIPEEEITIIMGLEVHHPDMKAYFSGYDGSKYIMQPWLKKIYPHD; from the exons ATGCCTCACATcaatgcagctgcagctctgcagttcTGCATGCTGCTGTCCGCGCTTCCTGCACAGTATTTCCTATCCCAGTGGTATGGAACAGACTCCGCTCAGCGCATCCAGATAACAGAAAGGTT GCTAATTGCCTGTGGGAGCAGCTTTACCAAGTCCTACCTGAGTGTGGATGCGTGGGCAGATCGTTTAAAGCTGTGGCTGTTGAAGACAAG gAACTGGTACTTcggagaaaagaaaattaaaagtgcCAACACTGAAGCAGAAAACCATTCCTATTTTGCAG AATCAACTCAGGTTCGCAGCCCAAAGCCTGAGTCCATCCAGTTCAGTGTGGGCCAGGTGATAGTTCACAAAAGACTTGGTTACTCAGGAGTCATTGTTGGATGGGATGTAAAAGCTAAAGCTCCAGAAAAATGGCTACAACACAAATATCCTCCAGCAAAACAG GATGTAAGAGATACTCCTCACTATCGAATTCTAATTAACAAAGCAAATGGATTTGGCAAATCTACCACTTACATTCCTGAGGAAGAGATAACGATTATTATGGGATTAGAg GTGCACCACCCTGATATGAAGGCCTATTTCAGCGGATATGATGGCTCAAAATACATTATGCAGCCGTGGTTGAAAAAAATCTATCCTCATGACTGA
- the LOC101805198 gene encoding F-box only protein 21 isoform X2, whose translation MPHINAAAALQFCMLLSALPAQYFLSQWYGTDSAQRIQITERLIACGSSFTKSYLSVDAWADRLKLWLLKTRNWYFGEKKIKSANTEAENHSYFAESTQVRSPKPESIQFSVGQVIVHKRLGYSGVIVGWDVKAKAPEKWLQHKYPPAKQDVRDTPHYRILINKANGFGKSTTYIPEEEITIIMGLEVHHPDMKAYFSGYDGSKYIMQPWLKKIYPHD comes from the exons ATGCCTCACATcaatgcagctgcagctctgcagttcTGCATGCTGCTGTCCGCGCTTCCTGCACAGTATTTCCTATCCCAGTGGTATGGAACAGACTCCGCTCAGCGCATCCAGATAACAGAAAG GCTAATTGCCTGTGGGAGCAGCTTTACCAAGTCCTACCTGAGTGTGGATGCGTGGGCAGATCGTTTAAAGCTGTGGCTGTTGAAGACAAG gAACTGGTACTTcggagaaaagaaaattaaaagtgcCAACACTGAAGCAGAAAACCATTCCTATTTTGCAG AATCAACTCAGGTTCGCAGCCCAAAGCCTGAGTCCATCCAGTTCAGTGTGGGCCAGGTGATAGTTCACAAAAGACTTGGTTACTCAGGAGTCATTGTTGGATGGGATGTAAAAGCTAAAGCTCCAGAAAAATGGCTACAACACAAATATCCTCCAGCAAAACAG GATGTAAGAGATACTCCTCACTATCGAATTCTAATTAACAAAGCAAATGGATTTGGCAAATCTACCACTTACATTCCTGAGGAAGAGATAACGATTATTATGGGATTAGAg GTGCACCACCCTGATATGAAGGCCTATTTCAGCGGATATGATGGCTCAAAATACATTATGCAGCCGTGGTTGAAAAAAATCTATCCTCATGACTGA